ATCCAAAATATATTTATAGAAAAGATTTGCTTGAAATCGGAGAAGAATTAAGAATTAGAATTGAAGAGTCTATGCTTGATGAAGAGAGAGGAGCTTTATATAAAATTTTAGCAATTCAATCTATTGCTTTAATACTTTATCATGCTCTTGAACTTTTAGATAGTCAAGGAATTCATTCTCTTTTACATTTTATGAAGAAAATTGCTGAAGGTGAAAAGAGAATTCATAAAATTCTCATGAAAGATCCATCATTTCATAAAATTTTTCAAATAATAAAAGAAGGTTTTCTTGAAGAACATCCAAAAATTTATTTATTAAAGAAAATAGTAGAAAATGAATTAACTTTAAATCAAAATGGAAGAATATTAGTTTTTACACAATATAGAGATACTGCCTCTTTTCTTTCATCTATTCTTAAAGAAAGTGGATTTAAAGCTGAAAAATTCATTGGGCATGGTCAAAGAGATAAAGAGATTGAAATGACTCAAGAAGAACAAATCGAAATATTAGAAAAATTTAGAAATGGAGAAATAAAAATATTAGTTTCAACAAGTATAGGTGAAGAAGGGTTAGATATTCCTCAAGTAGATTTAGTAATTTTTTATGAGCCAGTCCCAAGCGAGATAAGGTATATCCAAAGAAGAGGTAGAACAGGAAGAGCCAGAATTGGAAAAGTAGTTATTCTTGCTACAGAAAATACATTGGATATGGCTTATCTTAAGTCAAGTAAAAGGAAAGCTGAGAAAATGATTGTAATAATAAAAAATTTAAACATGGAACTTAAACCATTTAAAAGAGTTGAACAATTTAAACCATGTATAATTCCAATGGAGAAAATTATTGAAGCTGAAAAATTAATAAAATTGGAAGTACCTTCTCATAAAGAAGAAGCTAAACCTATTTTAGTTCAAAGCATGTTGGATATAATCGACGAATATGATGAAATATTGGAAAAATCTTTTTATAAAGAAGTAAATGCTGTTTCAAAATATATTTTAAAGAAAGTTTTAGAAGCTGGTGAAAATGGAATAAGCATAAAATCATTAATAGAAGAAAGTGAATATGAAGGTTTAAGCCCTGGAATAATAAACGCATCTATTAAGAAGCTTGAAAAAGCAAATCAAATATTCTTAAAAGGAGAGAAAATTATGCCATATGGATATGTTTTTATGAAAAATATTTTAAGTGGAAAAACAAATTATGAAGCTAATACTCATGAAATAGAAATTGAAAAAATACTTCCTGGAAAAGCTATAGTAATTGTAGATGATAAATGGCATGCTATTTTAGAATCTTCAGAATATCATGGTCCAAGGCAGCTCATAAAGAAAGGAAATAGATTTAAAGCAGCTGCAAAATTATACCATTTAGATGGTAAATTATATATAAGAGTTTATGGTGTAACAACGTACTTAGATTAATATTATTTGAATTTTAACTTTCTGCTACAGATGTTACTTCTTCTTTTACTTCCTTCTCTTTAGGAATGCTTTTCATATAATCTTCTAAATCTTTAGACCTATTTCTAATAGTAACTAATGTTACTCCAGATGCTTTAGCAACATCTTTTTGCATGATATCTATATTATTTTCTCTACATGCTAAATATAATGCTGCAGCTGCAATTCCTACAGGATCTTTACCTATTGTTGCTCCAATTTCTTCAGCTTTATTCAATATTTTCATTGTTTCTTGAATAATATTTTGACCTAAGCCAAGTTTTGAAGCAATTTTATTAACATATATAGTTGGATCTGTTAATTGAACTTTAAGATTAAGATATTTCATTAATAATCTATAATCTCTTGCAATATCTTTTTTAGTAACAATTGGATAAGCTTTTTCAAATTCTCTTAAATCCCTTGGAGTTCCAGAAATTCTACAAGCAGCATAAGTTGCTGCAGCTATAATATTTCTAATAGCTCTTCCACGTATAAGGTCCTTTTTTAATGCTTCTTTATAAATTTGCATAGCCCCCTCAATAACATAATCCGGTAAATTAAGTTTATCTGCATATATTCTTAAAACATTTGCTGCTTGTTCAAGATTTCTTTTTTGAGCAATATTTATTTGAGACCTATAATCAGCTTTTCTTAATTCACTTAAATGTTTTCTAGTCTCTTTTGGAAGAGCTTTTCCTTGAGCATCTTTTAAATCTTTAGAAATAGTAGTTGATAAGCCTAAATGTTCATACATAATTGATTGTGGAGGGCCAACACGACTTCTACTTTTTTCACTTTCTTCAAATTCTCTCCATTCAGGACCTTGATCTATAGCAATTTCTGATAATACATATCCACAAGATTGACAAGAAATTTCTCCTGTTCTACTATCTTCTATTAAATACTTACTCCCACATTGCGGGCATCTTTTCCCCAAAAATTTTTCTTTTTCCATTTTTAAATACCCCTCTCTATTTCCTAATTAGCTCATAGCATTAAAATTCCCTAAAAATGCTCGCCGACTAGGAAATTCAACCAGTATAAACTAATATATAAACTTTTCTCTTTAAAGATATACGAACTAATATATAAACTTTTTCATCGAATCATTAAAATACTTAATAAAGATCGTCTAATTTTGTTTTAAATAGGGTTTGATCAAGATAACTATAACATGACTAATGTTGGAATATTGAATTTTTATTTATTATTGATGCTTTTTTATAGAGATTAATACTTAAAGTTTTCTTTTCTAATAATCTTTTTTAGAAATTAAAATATAGTTTAATTGATTTTTTAAAAATAAAGACTTAAATATTCTAAAAGTTTTTTTCATATGGATACTTCTTTGACATCAGAGTCTTCTTCACATTCATATCAGTTATTGAATAAGCAAACTAAATTGGAAAGCCTGTTTAATATATCATATTGGCTTTGGCGGTTGAATCCGGTATCAATTTTTCCTATAATGTTGGGTAGTGCTGTTGAAGTTTTAAAAGAAGCCATAATAGTCATTACTCTTATATTTTCCCTATCTCAACTTGCTACAACAAATATTCTAAACGAAATTGCGAATGCACTTATAGTCAATGATTTCTCAACATTATTTTCATTGCTCTCTTCAATTATTCCGATAATTATATTTGCTGTTATTATAGCAGCAGTTATATTCTTTTTAGCTTCCATTATAGCTGGTGGTTTCCTAAATTCTGCCGAATATGGTTCTTATTTTAACTTATTGCGTAATGGCACACTTTCAATATCAAATGTGTTAGAAGAAATGAAAATAAGATGGACTAGAATGGCTTGGACAGTATTAATAGTTGAAATCGTAAAATACGGGCCAATATCTTTAGTTCTTGTTTGGATATTTTTTGACGTTCTAAATTTATCAACTATGGGTTTAGACCAATTGCAGCATTCACTATTTATTATTGATAAGCTCTTTTTATGGTTAGGTTTCATTTTACTTGCATTAATTTTTACATTAATTTTTATAGTACTAACTCTTTATGCTTATCCTGCAGCTATAAATGGTTTTTATGGTTTTGCTTCAATAAAGAAAAGTATAATGGTATGTAAAGAACTTCCAATCGATACGCTAGCATATTGTATTTTAAGAGTTTTATCTTTAATATTAATAGGTGTTATTTCATTGATAGCAAGTCTACTTGGCATTCAGCTTTCATCAATTATAACGCTTGCCTTAAGTTTTATTGTAATTCCAATTTTCCATATATTTAAAACTTCGATTTTTCTTAAATCACAACCAAATTCTATTATTGTTTTATACTCTATTAATACTTCAATTTCAAAAGATATTTTTTCATATATTCTAAAAACAGGATTAGAAAAGATTAAGAAAGGATTATATGAACTTATCAATTTTCTCATCAAGCCCAAGAATATTTTATTCCATATTTTTTCAATAATTACTTTCTCTTTTGGGATACTCGTTGGAGAATGGATTTCGCACTCTGGAATTAGACAAATTTTTTACGCATTAGGATATGTACCAGGAGAAATGAACCCATTATTTAAAATCACATATGGTTTACCCTTTCTTGCTCTTGATATATCCTTTCATAATTGGCAAGTTTCACTAGCTACCGCTCTTTCTGGCATAATATTTATTGTTCCAGTCTTGACAACGCTTTTTTTTAATGGTTTCATCTTAGGAGTAAGTATAGATATTATTCAAAACTTAACTTTATTCATGACAGCGATAATTCCACATGGAATAATAGAACTCCCCGCTTTTATAATATCCGGCTCTGTTGGGTTAAAATTGGGATTCGGTTTTCTTAAAGCTTTAAAGCAAGGTAATTTAAGCTCTAACATAGAATTTCATCAAGCTTTAAAAAGAACAATTTACATAATGCTCGGTTTAATTCCATTGTTTATCATAGCAGGCATTATAGAAACATTTATCACGCCATATATAATGCGCATGTATGGTTGGAAATGAAGTTTTCTATAAAAAACAAATGTTTATCGTAATATTTTAAATCTAAGATCAATTATATTTTACTTTATAAAAACTTAAGAGCACATTAATTTAAAAAATTAATAATTTAATTACAGAAACTTATTTAATAGCAGATTAAAGTAGAATTTATAATGATCGAGGGGATGCGATTGCAAACAAGAATAGCTATTGTAAGAGCTAAAGGTTTTGAACTCTTTGGTATTTATACTGATACTATTGAAAAATTAAAAAGATTTGGTGAAGTTGAAGTATTATATGGTTCAGATGATCCTATTACTCTTGCAAACCAACTTCTTAATTTTCAAATTGTTATTACTGAAATTTTAAAACCAAAATTTACATCAGAATTTTTTGAAAAAAATAAAGACGTTCAAATGATTTTTGTTAATGGTAGAGGATATGATAATGTTGATGTAAAAGCTGCTGAAGAATATGGAGTACTTGTTGCAAGAGTTCCAGGGTGGTGCGAAGCTGAAGCTGTAGCTGAACATACAATAGCTCTTTTACTCACTGCTTTGAGAAAGCTTGGGAAAGCTGATAAATGGGTGAAAAGTGGAGAATGGTGGAAAAAAGGGTATATTTCTGCCGATTTTGTTACTAAGAACATAAAAGATTTAATTATAGGAATAATAGGATTTGGTTGGATTGGCTCAAGAACAGCTCGAATACTTAAATATGGCTTT
The sequence above is drawn from the Nitrososphaerota archaeon genome and encodes:
- a CDS encoding helicase-related protein, with the translated sequence MSLYNNPLIRKEILEYREFQDNIARESIKRNTLIVLPTALGKTIIAALASAYFLYNFYDKKILFMAPTKPLVNQHRDVFLKVLKIMPEDTQIITGKMNPDYRLHLWNKSEAKIFFATPETVRNDLDAGLNLKDFSLLIFDECHRAIKDYAYTKVAKKYVSQCPYPIIIGLTASPGANKQRIKEVCEALFIEQIIVRTEEDEDVKKYINPIKMEIKIVKQPESYINIRNILKESLNEKLKELHSLGVIKKDPKYIYRKDLLEIGEELRIRIEESMLDEERGALYKILAIQSIALILYHALELLDSQGIHSLLHFMKKIAEGEKRIHKILMKDPSFHKIFQIIKEGFLEEHPKIYLLKKIVENELTLNQNGRILVFTQYRDTASFLSSILKESGFKAEKFIGHGQRDKEIEMTQEEQIEILEKFRNGEIKILVSTSIGEEGLDIPQVDLVIFYEPVPSEIRYIQRRGRTGRARIGKVVILATENTLDMAYLKSSKRKAEKMIVIIKNLNMELKPFKRVEQFKPCIIPMEKIIEAEKLIKLEVPSHKEEAKPILVQSMLDIIDEYDEILEKSFYKEVNAVSKYILKKVLEAGENGISIKSLIEESEYEGLSPGIINASIKKLEKANQIFLKGEKIMPYGYVFMKNILSGKTNYEANTHEIEIEKILPGKAIVIVDDKWHAILESSEYHGPRQLIKKGNRFKAAAKLYHLDGKLYIRVYGVTTYLD
- a CDS encoding TFIIB-type zinc ribbon-containing protein — translated: MEKEKFLGKRCPQCGSKYLIEDSRTGEISCQSCGYVLSEIAIDQGPEWREFEESEKSRSRVGPPQSIMYEHLGLSTTISKDLKDAQGKALPKETRKHLSELRKADYRSQINIAQKRNLEQAANVLRIYADKLNLPDYVIEGAMQIYKEALKKDLIRGRAIRNIIAAATYAACRISGTPRDLREFEKAYPIVTKKDIARDYRLLMKYLNLKVQLTDPTIYVNKIASKLGLGQNIIQETMKILNKAEEIGATIGKDPVGIAAAALYLACRENNIDIMQKDVAKASGVTLVTIRNRSKDLEDYMKSIPKEKEVKEEVTSVAES
- a CDS encoding stage II sporulation protein M; translation: MLGSAVEVLKEAIIVITLIFSLSQLATTNILNEIANALIVNDFSTLFSLLSSIIPIIIFAVIIAAVIFFLASIIAGGFLNSAEYGSYFNLLRNGTLSISNVLEEMKIRWTRMAWTVLIVEIVKYGPISLVLVWIFFDVLNLSTMGLDQLQHSLFIIDKLFLWLGFILLALIFTLIFIVLTLYAYPAAINGFYGFASIKKSIMVCKELPIDTLAYCILRVLSLILIGVISLIASLLGIQLSSIITLALSFIVIPIFHIFKTSIFLKSQPNSIIVLYSINTSISKDIFSYILKTGLEKIKKGLYELINFLIKPKNILFHIFSIITFSFGILVGEWISHSGIRQIFYALGYVPGEMNPLFKITYGLPFLALDISFHNWQVSLATALSGIIFIVPVLTTLFFNGFILGVSIDIIQNLTLFMTAIIPHGIIELPAFIISGSVGLKLGFGFLKALKQGNLSSNIEFHQALKRTIYIMLGLIPLFIIAGIIETFITPYIMRMYGWK
- a CDS encoding NAD(P)-dependent oxidoreductase; the encoded protein is MQTRIAIVRAKGFELFGIYTDTIEKLKRFGEVEVLYGSDDPITLANQLLNFQIVITEILKPKFTSEFFEKNKDVQMIFVNGRGYDNVDVKAAEEYGVLVARVPGWCEAEAVAEHTIALLLTALRKLGKADKWVKSGEWWKKGYISADFVTKNIKDLIIGIIGFGWIGSRTARILKYGFSAKEILIYDPYIPDEKAREAGFHYTNNLNYLLQESDVILIHAELTPETYHMIGKREFKMMKDNVIIINTARGPIIDTSALIESLESGKIGYVALDVVEDEPINKDHPLLKFDNVLITPHIAYATWYAIKCMDYSVINAIENFLKGEEVWETIVKPKNPRKTCNLLIKD